One window from the genome of Halictus rubicundus isolate RS-2024b chromosome 7, iyHalRubi1_principal, whole genome shotgun sequence encodes:
- the LOC143355921 gene encoding protein FAM114A2: MATSESDDFESADEEMNHDISARRNNQTQIWSSPTAIDSESDDDTEFVPRTPYDYRNIVYSEESKEYSSKTDFTTNKNTIDNVAIKKNEDDKIKNAFNNEKGGQLVNNMDRTDKELTLSNLRTEESVRDSIDSNTMILKVERNDEGNSVDEITAHASTVNNFQVNTDNITINNDKENVVITEKPDAPTISLVQDELSELEMPEEMKSDKTFKEVFKPEGWEGLGNEIELPEELTEEKLQPILKKLSLAGQEMQTSYTGWGWDNWAVSSLINTATVGVSAITNHVSQGLTLLEESIAVTEEPNINEMDNKENSVVDADKTEEESQQYSSFGFGNFLSGVSSITKLVESTGSKVMSGGLGTLEAIGKKTMEVLQEGDPGLKKKRAIFINDAEKPNLSQVLREAKEKADTTERTIEEKQKMRKVHFESLFDDYHGLVHLEALEMLSKQSNIKIQQHLISLNTTELTSVQETLQDVQELCNVGEDDDENEKEGDINNLKFKLQEISNDLGVNITYEKLHSVCEESELYLASPITHVEEEIFEKCISVLAQFTAFSVERFHKTAELLLIKEHRSTVNEADALVQLTRVLCNQIGILANAYYNSLPALSKIKEAPNSIKTKITTIFMEASNASSYIQDAFKLLIPVIQVGAI, from the exons ATGGCAACATCTGAAAGCGATGATTTTGAAAGTGCTGACGAGGAGATGAACCATGACATATCTGCAAGAAGGAATAATCAAACACAAATATGGTCTTCACCGACAGCAATAGATTCAGAATCTGATGACGATACGGAATTTGTACCTCGTACGCCATACGACTATAGAAATATAGTCTACAGTGAAGAAAGCAAAGAATATTCATCAAAGACTGATTTTACAACAAATAAAAACACGATCGATAACGTCGCAATTAAAAAGAATGAAGATGACAAAATTAAGAATGCATTTAATAACGAAAAAGGAGGACAACTGGTAAATAATATGGATAGGACTGACAAGGAGCTTACATTGTCAAATCTACGGACAGAGGAATCTGTAAGAGACTCAATAGACTCAAACACTATGATCTTGAAAGTTGAAAGAAATGATGAGGGAAATAGTGTAGATGAAATTACTGCACATGCTagtactgtaaataattttcaagtTAACACAGATAACATAACAATAAATAATGACAAGGAAAATGTAGTAATAACAGAGAAGCCAGACGCACCTACAATATCTCTGGTACAAGATGAATTATCTGAATTAGAAATGCCAGAAGAAATGAAATCGGACAAAACGTTTAAAGAAGTATTCAAACCCGAAGGTTGGGAAGGACTTGGGAATGAAATTGAATTACCTGAGGAATTAACTGAAGAAAAATTACAACCGATATTAAAGAAATTGTCGTTAGCAGGACAAGAAATGCAAACTTCTTATACAGGATGGGGCTGGGATAACTGGGCTGTCAGTTCATTAATAAATACAGCTACGGTTGGAGTTTCTGCAATAACTAATCATGTATCGCAAGGGCTTACACTTTTAGAAGAAAGTATTGCTGTAACAGAGGAACCTAATATCAATGAAATggataacaaagaaaattctgTAGTTGATG CTGATAAAACAGAAGAGGAATCTCAGCAATATTCTTCTTTTGGATTTGGAAACTTCTTATCAGGTGTTTCTTCGATAACAAAATTAGTTGAATCAACTGGAAGTAAAGTTATGTCTGGTGGATTAGGCACATTAGAAGCCATTGGTAAAAAGACCATGGAAGTATTACAGGAAGGTGATCCaggattaaaaaagaaaagagccaTTTTTATAAATGATGCAGAGAAACCAAATTTATCACAAGTTCTTCGAGAAGCTAAAGAAAAAGCTGACACAACTGAGAGAACAATTGAAGAAAAGCAAAAGATGAGAAAAGTACATTTTGAAAGCTTATTTGATGATTACCATGGTCTTGTTCATTTAGAAGCACTTGAAATGTTATCGAAGCAAAGtaatattaaaatacaacaGCATTTGATTAGCTTAAATACTACTGAATTAACTTCTGTTCAAGAAACGTTACAGGATGTTCAAGAACTGTGCAATGTAGGCGAAGATGatgatgaaaatgaaaaagaaggtgatataaataatttgaaattcaaattacaagaaatatctAATGATCTTGGAGTTAACATTACATATGAAAAATTACATAGT GTATGCGAGGAATCCGAACTTTATCTTGCCTCACCTATAACGCATGTAGaggaagaaatatttgaaaaatgcaTTTCTGTTTTGGCACAATTTACAGCCTTTTCCGTAGAAAGGTTTCATAAAACTGCAGAACTACTTTTAATCAAAGAACACAGAAGTACAGTTAATGAAGCTGATGCATTAGTTCAATTAACACGTGTTCTTTGTAATCAAATTGGAATATTAGCCAATGCGTACTATAATTCTTTGCCTGCACTTTCTAAAATTAAGGAAGCACCAAATAGTATTAAAACTaaaataacaacaatttttatGGAG GCTTCAAATGCAAGTTCATATATTCAGGATGCTTTTAAACTGTTAATTCCCGTAATACAagttggtgcaatttaa